From the genome of Oceanispirochaeta sp., one region includes:
- the folP gene encoding dihydropteroate synthase — protein MIHKDKRPLIMGIINCTPDSFYVRSRKQGAEEALNQALTMVREGADILDLGGESSRPGAASVSLSEELDRVIPVVEAIRKEIDIPLSVDTRKSQVARAALDAGANIINDISALRDDPEMTSLAVEKDCPVILMHMKGTPESMQIKPEYVSVVDEVLDFLLKVAASAEEAGVAKKNIVLDPGIGFGKSLKDNLDLIRNIDRFYQIGYALLIGLSRKSFIGEILDVEPEDRLIGSLIANGWCAAKGVDILRVHDVGETFQMVRMMQELLWKD, from the coding sequence ATGATTCATAAAGACAAAAGACCCTTGATCATGGGTATAATCAACTGCACACCCGACTCATTTTACGTCCGCAGCCGCAAACAGGGTGCTGAAGAGGCGTTGAACCAGGCCCTGACCATGGTCAGGGAGGGGGCTGATATTCTGGATCTGGGGGGAGAGTCCTCCCGTCCGGGGGCGGCTTCTGTATCCCTCTCAGAAGAATTGGACCGGGTCATTCCCGTCGTAGAAGCCATCCGAAAAGAGATTGATATCCCCCTCTCTGTAGACACCCGGAAGAGCCAGGTGGCCCGGGCGGCACTGGATGCGGGTGCAAACATTATCAATGATATATCCGCCCTCAGGGATGATCCAGAAATGACCTCTCTGGCTGTGGAGAAAGATTGTCCTGTCATCCTGATGCATATGAAAGGAACACCTGAAAGCATGCAGATCAAGCCGGAATACGTCTCTGTTGTGGATGAAGTTCTTGATTTCCTTCTCAAGGTTGCCGCATCTGCAGAAGAGGCGGGAGTTGCCAAAAAGAATATTGTTCTGGACCCGGGTATCGGTTTTGGAAAAAGCCTAAAGGATAACCTCGATCTGATCCGCAACATTGATCGCTTTTACCAAATAGGGTATGCCCTTTTGATAGGTCTTTCCCGTAAATCTTTTATCGGTGAGATTCTGGACGTAGAACCCGAAGACAGGCTCATCGGGTCTCTCATTGCCAACGGCTGGTGCGCCGCTAAAGGAGTGGATATTCTGAGAGTTCATGATGTAGGCGAAACTTTTCAGATGGTCAGGATGATGCAGGAGTTACTATGGAAGGATTGA
- a CDS encoding CdaR family protein, with product MKKGLNQILFDRWLAKILSILAAILLSLFYQINNLEERFFSIPLEILTTEGLSVTGNFPVSVRVNLRGTEELIYSILDNEISAVADFRTFEEEGTFKVPVEISLLSSYGHNDETMEIEVEPREVTISQEEKVIRSLEIQPVLTAFVPNGYELVQYFVSPTYVTVQGPRSQLESITGIKTEEIDLSGRYDDFTVSSRLIPPGDNVSFPGGNTVELRGAVEEAVIIQNLTNLEIVSVDLDLGFIISENLPEMAITLQGSQLMLEQLRARDLHFYIDCSRIIVPGTYTLPVQVDTPEGVVVLKYSPREIQVSFSERGETQ from the coding sequence ATGAAAAAAGGACTGAATCAAATCCTGTTTGACCGCTGGCTGGCCAAGATCCTTTCCATACTGGCGGCCATCCTCCTGTCTCTCTTTTATCAAATAAACAACCTGGAAGAGCGCTTTTTCAGCATCCCTCTGGAAATCCTCACAACAGAAGGGCTTTCGGTCACCGGAAATTTTCCTGTGAGTGTCAGGGTTAATCTGCGGGGAACGGAGGAACTGATATACTCAATCCTGGACAATGAGATCAGCGCCGTTGCGGATTTCAGGACATTTGAAGAGGAAGGAACCTTCAAAGTTCCCGTAGAAATCAGTCTCCTCTCATCTTATGGCCACAACGATGAGACCATGGAGATAGAGGTTGAACCCCGGGAAGTGACCATCTCACAGGAAGAAAAGGTCATTCGCAGCCTTGAGATTCAACCGGTTCTCACAGCTTTTGTTCCCAATGGGTACGAACTGGTGCAGTACTTTGTGTCACCCACCTATGTGACCGTCCAGGGACCCCGTTCCCAGCTTGAATCCATTACCGGGATAAAGACAGAAGAAATCGATCTTTCCGGCCGGTATGATGATTTTACTGTGAGTTCCCGTTTGATTCCACCGGGTGACAATGTCTCTTTTCCAGGTGGAAATACCGTTGAATTACGGGGAGCCGTCGAGGAGGCCGTGATCATTCAGAATCTGACAAATCTTGAAATCGTCTCGGTCGATCTGGATCTGGGATTCATCATTTCAGAGAATCTTCCTGAAATGGCCATCACCCTTCAGGGCAGCCAATTGATGCTGGAACAGCTGAGAGCCAGGGACCTCCATTTTTATATAGACTGTTCACGGATTATTGTCCCCGGAACCTATACTCTTCCTGTCCAGGTCGATACACCCGAGGGAGTGGTTGTTCTGAAATACAGCCCTAGAGAAATTCAGGTTTCTTTTTCTGAGCGGGGAGAAACTCAGTGA
- a CDS encoding holo-ACP synthase, translated as MIKGTGVDIVDIERIRNWLNKEILLMRYFSREEIDYIQSKGKNAAASLAARFAAKEAFGKALGTGLKGIALKDIEVVLDPRGKPDLLLRGSASRALEYNGGGVVFLSLSHDSTLSIAQVIIEEAPVV; from the coding sequence GTGATAAAAGGAACTGGTGTTGACATCGTTGATATTGAACGAATCAGGAACTGGCTGAACAAGGAGATTCTTTTAATGCGCTATTTCAGCAGGGAGGAAATTGACTATATTCAATCCAAGGGGAAGAATGCAGCGGCATCTCTGGCGGCTCGATTTGCTGCCAAGGAAGCCTTTGGAAAGGCCTTGGGGACAGGTCTTAAGGGAATCGCTCTGAAGGATATTGAGGTTGTTTTGGACCCTCGGGGTAAACCTGATCTCCTTCTGAGAGGTTCCGCTTCCCGTGCTCTGGAGTACAATGGCGGAGGGGTCGTTTTTCTGTCCCTCAGTCACGATTCGACTCTATCCATCGCACAGGTCATTATCGAGGAGGCTCCCGTTGTCTGA
- a CDS encoding DUF2225 domain-containing protein: protein MSDSKIKLTFLTKQQLECPICENTFHKEELLSGGGRMNAGDLTKELHRIYVPTSKFGAVFPLLYPIVVCPSCYYSAYPSDFSNVSGERILQLKKEIGERKTELASIFPHLDFQSSRKLQEGVASYVFSSMCYESAPGPMAPHFKQAMSCLRAAWLCMDLHSQNNDENYDYLAKVFYRKASFFYARVVEMEQKGEENVEGLSHLGPDLDNNFGFDGVLYLSGFLEYKYGQRSHPERRAKQLSKARSTVSRIVGMGKSSKSKPTALLELSRDLHKLIKDELDELGIAP from the coding sequence TTGTCTGATAGTAAAATAAAACTAACCTTTCTGACCAAACAGCAGTTGGAATGTCCTATCTGTGAAAATACATTTCATAAGGAAGAACTCCTTTCAGGCGGGGGAAGAATGAATGCGGGAGATCTGACAAAAGAGCTGCACCGCATCTATGTCCCCACCAGTAAATTTGGTGCTGTTTTTCCACTATTGTATCCCATCGTTGTCTGTCCTTCCTGTTATTACTCAGCCTATCCCAGCGATTTTTCAAATGTCTCCGGCGAGCGGATTCTTCAGTTGAAAAAGGAGATTGGAGAAAGGAAAACGGAATTGGCTTCCATTTTTCCCCATTTAGATTTTCAGAGCTCCCGCAAGCTGCAGGAAGGTGTTGCCTCCTACGTTTTTTCATCGATGTGTTATGAATCGGCCCCCGGTCCTATGGCACCACATTTCAAGCAAGCCATGTCCTGTCTGAGAGCCGCCTGGCTCTGTATGGATCTTCATAGCCAGAATAATGATGAAAATTATGACTATCTGGCCAAAGTTTTCTACAGGAAGGCCAGTTTCTTTTATGCCAGGGTTGTTGAGATGGAACAAAAGGGGGAAGAGAACGTTGAAGGACTCAGTCACCTGGGTCCCGATCTGGATAACAACTTCGGTTTTGACGGTGTCCTTTACCTTTCTGGCTTTCTTGAATATAAATACGGTCAGCGCAGTCACCCCGAACGAAGGGCAAAGCAGTTGAGCAAGGCTCGTTCAACAGTTTCACGTATAGTTGGTATGGGGAAATCATCCAAATCCAAACCTACAGCTCTGCTGGAATTGTCCCGG
- the cdaA gene encoding diadenylate cyclase CdaA: MEGLIDSWALREIIRPVIDVALLAFLIYKAYNIMEETQAIQLLKGASLLALVYVGAWFLQLSTLLWILNLLAPGIFIGIAIVFQPELRSIFTRIGQRDFFRLQTRSRSLQMDSILGAAEVLSGHKRGALIVFARNVGLKNIIDTGTKLNASLSSSLIITIFGHDTPLHDGALVIQNGAIVAAGCFLPLSRQADIRRSFGTRHRAALGLAEETDAVVLVVSEETGAISLAYDSHIFYALTLDEVRFRLRQLLNLREEPGDDTGGLGA, translated from the coding sequence ATGGAAGGATTGATTGATTCCTGGGCTCTCAGAGAAATTATCAGACCCGTCATAGACGTCGCCTTACTGGCCTTCCTCATTTACAAGGCCTATAACATCATGGAAGAAACCCAGGCCATTCAGCTCCTCAAGGGGGCCTCTTTGCTGGCTCTGGTTTATGTGGGAGCCTGGTTTTTGCAGCTCAGCACCCTCTTATGGATTCTGAACCTCCTGGCTCCAGGTATATTTATCGGTATTGCCATTGTATTTCAGCCCGAATTGAGGAGCATTTTTACCAGAATCGGGCAGCGTGATTTTTTCAGACTCCAGACAAGGAGCCGCTCCCTTCAGATGGACTCCATTCTGGGGGCGGCAGAAGTCCTCTCTGGTCATAAAAGGGGGGCTCTGATTGTTTTTGCCCGAAACGTAGGGCTTAAAAACATCATCGATACGGGAACAAAACTCAATGCCAGCTTATCATCTTCACTCATCATCACCATATTCGGTCATGACACCCCTCTCCACGATGGAGCCCTGGTGATTCAAAACGGAGCCATTGTCGCAGCAGGATGTTTTCTCCCCTTGTCCCGGCAGGCAGACATCCGCAGGAGTTTTGGAACACGCCATAGGGCTGCTCTGGGGCTGGCGGAGGAGACGGATGCTGTCGTTCTGGTGGTTTCTGAAGAGACGGGAGCTATCTCCCTGGCCTATGATTCTCATATTTTTTATGCCCTGACTCTGGATGAAGTAAGGTTCCGTCTCAGGCAGTTGCTGAATCTGAGAGAAGAACCTGGTGATGACACAGGAGGGCTCGGGGCATGA
- a CDS encoding OmpA family protein, which yields MPVSLKPLPWKRKKTNFIYFFLLIWTAQELIAQDEAVIFTVEPGEKYRVIEKFNLSQYRDGRYQGHVYRENRGIYETSRSGTDLFRISGEVYHLEEKAKDGFKTASAVTGSEETEFSLNAKGTMLVPGSTYPRLRSFPTFPDRAVSPGDKWEGGLELVISSPDSSERAVLPQYCEYTFLGDDVWKGREVFVIQAQYAVRYHSGQSRDADSFLKALSGKHVVSLLIDKETREFLLMKDIMEEDYQYQDGSSLREKGFLLTFYKGIELLDRPGLTMNVQNSLKDSLNESFKERGESLDDQVTVETRDEGLALNLKNLHFEPDQALLLPEDKPLLDTIAEILITIPERTFFVKGHTADIGTMESQILLSQDRARMIVRELSARGIDADRFLFSGMGGLEPLGDNSTEEGRKLNRRVEIIILED from the coding sequence GTGCCCGTTTCATTAAAACCACTACCCTGGAAAAGAAAGAAGACTAATTTCATATACTTTTTTCTTCTCATCTGGACAGCTCAGGAACTCATTGCCCAGGACGAGGCCGTTATTTTTACGGTTGAACCCGGTGAAAAGTACCGAGTCATTGAAAAATTCAATCTCAGTCAATACCGGGATGGCCGGTATCAGGGACATGTATACCGTGAAAACCGCGGGATTTATGAAACCAGCCGCTCAGGTACAGATTTGTTCCGCATTTCCGGCGAGGTGTACCATCTTGAGGAAAAGGCAAAGGACGGTTTCAAAACAGCTTCCGCCGTGACAGGAAGCGAAGAAACCGAATTCAGTCTGAATGCAAAAGGAACCATGCTGGTTCCCGGCTCTACCTATCCCCGGCTGAGGAGTTTCCCCACTTTTCCCGATAGAGCCGTCAGTCCCGGAGACAAATGGGAGGGAGGATTAGAGCTTGTCATAAGCTCTCCCGACTCCAGCGAAAGGGCTGTCCTTCCCCAGTATTGTGAATATACCTTTCTGGGGGATGACGTCTGGAAAGGCCGAGAGGTCTTTGTCATTCAGGCGCAGTATGCAGTCCGCTACCATTCCGGGCAATCACGGGATGCCGATTCCTTCTTGAAGGCTCTCAGCGGGAAGCATGTGGTCTCCCTGCTTATTGATAAGGAAACCCGTGAATTTCTTCTTATGAAAGATATTATGGAAGAAGATTACCAGTATCAGGATGGCAGCAGTCTGAGGGAGAAAGGCTTTCTCCTCACATTTTATAAGGGAATTGAACTCCTGGATCGCCCCGGATTGACCATGAATGTTCAAAACTCTCTGAAAGACAGTCTCAATGAGTCTTTTAAAGAGAGAGGGGAATCTCTGGATGACCAGGTTACAGTGGAAACCCGGGATGAAGGGCTGGCTCTGAATCTTAAGAATCTTCATTTTGAACCGGATCAGGCCCTTTTACTTCCGGAGGACAAACCTCTGTTGGATACGATTGCAGAAATTCTGATCACCATCCCGGAAAGGACTTTTTTCGTCAAGGGTCATACCGCAGATATCGGGACCATGGAATCACAGATTCTACTCTCACAGGACCGTGCCAGGATGATCGTACGGGAATTGTCAGCCCGGGGCATCGATGCGGATCGTTTTCTTTTCTCCGGTATGGGCGGATTGGAACCTTTGGGGGACAACAGCACCGAGGAGGGGCGAAAACTGAACCGAAGGGTGGAAATCATTATCCTGGAGGACTGA